The Salvia miltiorrhiza cultivar Shanhuang (shh) chromosome 1, IMPLAD_Smil_shh, whole genome shotgun sequence genome has a window encoding:
- the LOC130993794 gene encoding protein FAR1-RELATED SEQUENCE 5-like, translated as MGIERSDLVGSSALMLLRSRPRVVMNSELWRLKSYALISGLVDFLSFSSYSSFLRFILRDVQFFAWVQFWFCSFRLRKSRVYLRAMVRPELWQYSPFSEFGQMSIDLNVSCRNDGVEDSYSGIAGDDAFRNDETGRKAADLEEHDIKVSTSPVENESSGDDEDVRDCEDREDSNRFNNFDNGGNGETEAVHCSVQVSKKIVEDVINVGCYVDTLDEVHVLYREYGRLCGFSVRKESQCYFLNTAAVRAKIYHSSCHGSPDNKCSIGRVSVCKRQSYRSNCNAKLRVAREDVESPWKVTIFDNQHNHKLLDPSESYLLRSAHNMSQSKKILLVALTSSGIGVSRAYRFLENEAGSRANIGFLRKDVYNVLNSERREMSKVANADANKLLEYFTDEGKSDPSFYWRVKICDDGRLKNLFFRDTRCLVDYQHFGDVVSIDATYKTNMHDLVCVPIIGINHHRTNVMFAMAFLSNEKTESYEWLFSTFLDAMYRKEPTIIFSDQDKALMNALDNTFCGASHRLCQWHINKNAGKQFGKLNYDKDFKHLWFCCMNGCENAEEFDATWNSMMEEFNLSQNRWFKTMYNLRKRWSSAFTVEKFSGGLHATSRSEVTNKVIKELCSSTSSVYEFILGFEKLQKNWRTREFEEDALCRGMPGMFIQGSGILVQLGELCTRNIFKLFEAEILSSVTVKMAEEPLDLNVEEAVFKVFSSSAIK; from the exons ATGGGAATTGAGAGGTCGGACCTTGTTGGGAGCTCCGCGTTAATGCTTTTGCGTTCTCGGCCTCGAGTCGTCATGAATAGCGAGCTTTGGCGCTTGAAGAGTTATGCTCTTATTTCTGGTTTAGTTGATTTTCTTTCGTTTAGTAGCTATAGTTCTTTTCTCAGGTTTATTTTGAGGGATGTGCAGTTCTTTGCTTGGGTTCAGTTTTGGTTCTGTTCTTTTCGCCTCAGAAAATCCCGGGTTTACTTaagggcgatggttaggccggagctctgGCAGTACTCCCCGTTTTCTGAG TTTGGGCAAATGAGCATAGACTTGAACGTTTCTTGTCGAAATGATGGTGTCGAAGACAGTTATAGCGGCATTGCGGGTGATGATGCATTTCGCAATGATGAAACTGGAAGGAAGGCTGCCGACTTGGAGGAACACGATATTAAGGTGAGCACCAGTCCCGTTGAAAATGAATCCAGTGGAGATGATGAAGATGTACGAGATTGCGAAGATAGGGAAGATTCTAATcgttttaataattttgataatGGTGGAAATGGTGAGACAGAAGCAGTTCATTGCTCCGTGCAAGTTTCAAAAAAAATAGTGGAAGATGTGATAAATGTGGGATGTTACGTTGACACTTTGGATGAGGTTCATGTGTTGTATCGTGAATATGGAAGATTGTGTGGTTTCTCTGTTAGAAAAGAAAGTCAATGTTATTTCCTGAACACTGCGGCGGTTCGTGCTAAGATATATCATTCTTCATGTCACGGCTCTCCTGATAATAAGTGCTCTATTGGTAGAGTGTCGGTATGCAAAAGACAGTCATATAGGAGCAATTGCAATGCCAAGCTACGCGTTGCTAGAGAGGATGTTGAATCACCATGGAAAGTTACTATTTTTGACAATCAACACAACCACAAGTTGCTCGACCCAAGTGAGAGTTACCTGCTCCGTTCTGCCCACAATATGTCTCAATCGAAGAAGATTTTGCTTGTAGCTTTGACGTCTAGTGGCATTGGTGTTAGTCGTGCGTATCGTTTCTTGGAGAATGAAGCAGGAAGCCGTGCAAATATTGGATTTCTGCGCAAGGATGTGTACAACGTGCTCAATAGCGAGCGTAGAGAAATGTCAAAAGTTGCTAATGCGGATGCAAATAAGCTGCTTGAGTATTTCACCGACGAAGGAAAGAGTGACCCATCATTTTATTGGCGGGTGAAGATATGTGATGACGGACGCcttaagaatttattttttcgaGATACAAGGTGCCTGGTTGACTACCAACATTTCGGAGACGTTGTTTCTATAGATGCCACGTATAAGACAAACATGCACGACTTGGTTTGTGTTCCTATCATTGGAATTAACCATCATCGTACGAATGTGATGTTTGCGATGGCATTCTTGTCGAATGAGAAAACAGAATCCTATGAGTGGTTGTTTTCCACTTTTCTTGACGCGATGTATCGTAAGGAGCCGACTATCATTTTCTCCGACCAAGACAAGGCACTAATGAATGCTTTGGATAACACATTTTGCGGGGCGTCACACCGGCTATGTCAGTggcatataaataaaaatgccgGGAAGCAATTTGGTAAGTTGAATTACGATAAAGATTTTAAGCATTTGTGGTTCTGTTGTATGAATGGATGCGAAAATGCGGAAGAGTTTGACGCAACTTGGAATAGCATGATGGAGGAGTTCAATTTATCACAAAATAGATGGTTTAAAACCATGTATAACCTTAGGAAGCGATGGTCCTCCGCCTTCACGGTAGAGAAATTTTCGGGTGGATTGCATGCAACATCTAGAAGTGAGGTTACGAACAAGGTGATTAAAGAATTATGTAGTAGTACCTCAAGTGTGTACGAATTTATACTTGGCTTTGAGAAGTTGCAGAAAAATTGGCGTACTCGGGAGTTTGAGGAGGACGCATTGTGTAGGGGCATGCCGGGTATGTTCATTCAGGGAAGCGGTATTTTGGTACAACTTGGTGAATTATGTACCCGAAATATTTTCAAGTTGTTTGAGGCCGAAATTTTGAGTTCGGTAACTGTGAAAATGGCGGAAGAACCACTTGATTTAAATGTTGAGGAGGCGGTGTTCAAGGTTTTTTCGTCAAGCGCTATCAAATGA